GGGATCGGCGGCGGGCCCATGCCAGAGGAGCAGCAAGTTGCCCTGCCCGTCCAGCGGAACTTGGGGCAGGGTCGCGCCGCCAGCGGCCAGCTCCGCCGTGCGGAGAGCAAAAGAAGGATACGTGCGCTCGCCGAAGCGAAAGGCGGGCGGCGTACGTCGGAGGGTGGCGTCGGCGTCCGGCACGGAGTTGATGCAGCCCAGACCTGCGGCAGCAGCGCCGATCTCTTCCAGCGGCACGTTGGCGGTGTATTGGGCGCGATCCAGCAAGTAGCCTTCGCCTGCTGGACGCGCTTCGCGCTCCAGCACTTTGAGCTTGCGGGCTTCGGCTTCCTGGTCCGAGCGATCCACGGAAGCCCGGCTGAAGTTGAATGACGTCACGACGTTGGCCGCGGCTTCGATGGCTGCGGCGAGTTGCGCGTCAATCTCGGGCTGATTCTCGGTCGCCCCGGCGAAGATGATGTCGAAGGCGACGACGCGAGGCTTGCCCTTGGAGACGTAGCGAAGGGTGGTGGTCCAGACGCGGCGGGTCCAGGGCCAGCGGCCGAGCTGCTCGGTGAGGGCGTCGAAGCTGGCGTTATCCACGTCGATGATGACGATGGAGGGATCGGCGCGCGCGGGATCGGCGGCGGAACGAACACGCAGGTCGTAGGTGATGGCTTCCAGGCGGTCGAATGCTCCGGCGTAGGCGAGCGTCAGGATCAGCGCGGCAACCGCGGCGGCCGCGAGCCAGGCGTCGCGAACAAAGCGAGCGCGGGTTTTCGAGGGGCTGCCGGAAGCCGCCATGGCGGAAGGAATCGACAAGAGGGTACACGAAATTTGAAGGCGTGGCAGCGGTTGCGTTAACGTGGCCGCCCATGATCGTCGAGGCCCTGGAGCGGATCGGCCGGCGCGAGTCTGTCTCGAGAGGCGAAGCGCGCGCGCTGATGGCGGAAGTGCTGGCGGGCACGGCCACGCACGATCAGATCAGGGCGCTGCTGGTAGGGCTGAACGAGAAGGGCGAGACAGTCGAGGAACTCGTGGGCTTCGCCGAGGCCATGCGCGCGGCGGCCACGCCGCTGGAGGTGGCGACGCGAGCCCGCCGGCGGATCGCCGAGCCTATCGGCGCCGATTGGGGCGATACCATCGCGGGGGCGCTGGCCTCCAGGCTCCCTGACCGCATGCCGCTGGTGGATACATGCGGCACGGGCGGCGATGCCACCGGCACGTTCAACATCTCCACCGCCGCGGCACTGGTGGCGGCGGGCGCCGGGGTGCGGGTGGCCAAGCACGGCAACCGCAGCATCAGTTCGCGATGCGGCTCGGCGGACGTGATGGAAGCGCTGGGCGTGAAGCTGGAGCTGCCGCCGGAGCGTCTGGCAGCCTGCCTGGAGGAGGTGGGCATCGCGTTCCTCTATGCACCCGCATTACACACGGCCATGAAGCACGTACAGCCGGTGCGGCGCGAACTACGCATGCGTACCGTCTTCAACCTGCTGGGGCCGCTGACCAACCCGGCGGGCGCCGAAGTGCAGGTGGTCGGCGTCTATTCCGATGCGCTGGTGGAAAAACTGGCTGAGGCGCTGGCCATGCTCGGTTTGCGCCGCGGGCTGGTGGTACACGGGAGCGACGGCCTGGACGAAATCACCATCACCGGGCCGACGCAGGTGGCCGAAGTTGCGCGCGGCCAGGTGCAGAGGTACGAAGTCACGCCGGAGGAGTTCGGGCTGCAGCGGGCTTCGCTTGCCGAGATCAGCGGTGGGGATGCGGCGGACAACGCGCGCATCATCCGCGAGGTTCTAAGCGGAGAGAAATCGCCGCGGCGAGACGTGGTGCTGCTGAACGCGGCGGCGACGCTGATGGTCGCGGAGCGCGCTGCTACGATTCGTGAGGGACTGCCACTGGCGGCGGAGGCGGTCGATTCGGGAAGAGCGAGGCGGAAGCTCGAGGAGTTGGTGAGGTTCACAAACACCTAGACTCGAAAGGAGAAAGCTATGTGCACGCGACGGGCTCTGGGGATCCTGGTTACGTGTTTGCTTAGTGGGCAGCTTTGGGGACAGAACATCGAGGTGAATCGGACCAACAAGACGATTGCAGTAACGGTAGATGAAACGTTAACGGTTGACGCCGAGGCAGCACGTCTGAAGTTTGCGGTTCTCAACTATGCAGCGACGAGCGATGAGGCGTACAACGAGAACGTAAGGATTTCTGCCAGAGTTCTGGGTGCCCTTCAGAGTGCCGCTGTGCCTGTGGCAGATATCGAAACCAGCTCTATCAAGCTTGCACTCGTTCCAGAAGACGAGCGTCCCGCAGGCGCGCGTACGGCAGTCCGTTACCAAGCACGCCAAGGGTGGACTGTGAAAGTGCTTGCGCCGGAGGCACAGGCCGTGCTCGAGGGAGCCGTTCAGGCGGGAGCTAACGAAATCGATGAAATCGAGTGGGGCGTGACGGATCCCGCTGGCCTGGAGGCCGAAGCAAATGGCAAGGCACTCGCCAAGGCTAGAGGGCTCGCGGAGAAGATGGCTCGAGAGCTCGGAGCGAAACTAGGTGAACTGGTGTACGCAAGCAACACTGAGGAGGATCGATTCGTCCAACAGTTCTGGCTTCGGAGGGATAGGGCCTACGCTTTCGCTTCAAAGGTTGCGCTCAGACTTTTCCCCGAGAAGGTGAGCAGGAAGGCAACTGTTCGGGCTGTGTTCGCAATTGAGTGAGAACCGTGCACTAACTCACTTCCACCTTCTGCATCCACTCGGCGATTTCGACGCGCCACTTGAGCGCGGTCGTGATGGCGTCCCGCATGGCGGCGGAAGCGTCGGGCTCGCCGTGCACCAGGTAGGTGACGCCGGGCGGGCGCTTCAGGCTGGAGAGCCACTCGAGCATCTCCGGCGTGTCGGCGTGGTCGCTGAACTGCTCGAGCGCCGCCACCTGGGCGCGGATAGGGACTTCTTCCCCGAAGATGCGCACCGTCGCCGCGCCGCTCTTGATGGTGGCGCCGCGCGTGCCCGGCGCCTGGAAGCCGACGAACAGCACCAGGTTCCGCGGGTCGGGTAGCCGCAGCGCCAGGTGATGAAGCACGCGGCCGCCCGTGACCATGCCGCTGGAGGAGACGACGATCACCGGATACCGCAGCTTGTTGATGCGCTTGGATTCTTCGGGCGTAGAAGCGAACGTGAAGCCCTCCCAGACGAGCGGCGAGCCGTAGCGGTCGATGAGCCGCCGCGTCGGCTCGGTGAATTCCTGCTGATGCTCGACGAAGATTTTCATGGCCTGGATGGCCATAGGGCTGTCGGCGAAGACGGGCAGGCGCGGGATTTCGCCCGACTCCATCATGTCCTTGAGCAGGAAAAGGA
The window above is part of the Terriglobales bacterium genome. Proteins encoded here:
- the trpD gene encoding anthranilate phosphoribosyltransferase, with translation MIVEALERIGRRESVSRGEARALMAEVLAGTATHDQIRALLVGLNEKGETVEELVGFAEAMRAAATPLEVATRARRRIAEPIGADWGDTIAGALASRLPDRMPLVDTCGTGGDATGTFNISTAAALVAAGAGVRVAKHGNRSISSRCGSADVMEALGVKLELPPERLAACLEEVGIAFLYAPALHTAMKHVQPVRRELRMRTVFNLLGPLTNPAGAEVQVVGVYSDALVEKLAEALAMLGLRRGLVVHGSDGLDEITITGPTQVAEVARGQVQRYEVTPEEFGLQRASLAEISGGDAADNARIIREVLSGEKSPRRDVVLLNAAATLMVAERAATIREGLPLAAEAVDSGRARRKLEELVRFTNT
- a CDS encoding SIMPL domain-containing protein; translated protein: MNRTNKTIAVTVDETLTVDAEAARLKFAVLNYAATSDEAYNENVRISARVLGALQSAAVPVADIETSSIKLALVPEDERPAGARTAVRYQARQGWTVKVLAPEAQAVLEGAVQAGANEIDEIEWGVTDPAGLEAEANGKALAKARGLAEKMARELGAKLGELVYASNTEEDRFVQQFWLRRDRAYAFASKVALRLFPEKVSRKATVRAVFAIE